One Phalacrocorax aristotelis chromosome 10, bGulAri2.1, whole genome shotgun sequence genomic region harbors:
- the RIOX1 gene encoding LOW QUALITY PROTEIN: ribosomal oxygenase 1 (The sequence of the model RefSeq protein was modified relative to this genomic sequence to represent the inferred CDS: deleted 1 base in 1 codon) codes for MAAGSAERQEPEQEQGGRQRIGRLSALSVYRRAAGAGRLERRRRGRPLPVGGKRAKARPRRGGAEPEAAPPQPPQPPSAAAPPRRRERAKAPAGSPEAKRPGGPAASPAGGGGGGVVGLLRQLGRVEDSRQRAAELFRWLVAPVAPGEFLGRHWEREPLLVRRGDPGYYAGLFSTADFDAVLRGGEVHFGTHLDVTSYAEGVRETHNPAGRALPAVVWDFYQNGCSLRLLSPQAFSTTVWQFLSILQEHFGSMVGANTYLTPPGTQGFAPHYDDIEAFVLQLEGKKHWRVYSPRTDAEVLPQFSSANLTQAELGEPVLETVLEAGDLLYFPRGFIHQGDCLPDAHSLHITVSSYQRNSWGDLLEKLLPAALQMALEENVEYRQGLPMDYLGYMGVANSDAVDARRTAFMEKVQSLIKKLVDYIPIDAAVDQRAKSFLHDCLPPVLTQGEKAQSIYGFPARWQDGGPRDVDILITEDTEVRLLRHGIIRLCNEEAGVMLYYTTENSRVYHKEEPKFLEIDPEYTDSIEFLLSSYPNHVRVDTLPCETLEDKISLATLLFEKGILTTKKPLVQV; via the exons ATGGCGGCGGGCAGCGCGGAGCGGCAGGAGccggagcaggagcagggcggACGGCAGCGGATAGGGCGGCTCTCGGCTCTGTCGGTGTAccgccgggcggcgggggcggggcggctGGAGCGGCGCCGCCGCGGGAGGCCGCTGCCCGTTGGAGGCAAGCGGGCCAAAGCGCGGCCgaggcgcggcggggcggagcCGGAGGCCGCGCCGCCACAGCCGCCACAGCCGCCgagcgccgccgcc cccccccgccgcagGGAGCGGGCCAAGGCACCGGCCGGCAGCCCCGAGGCCAAGCGgcccggcggccccgcggcgagccccgccggcggcggcggcggcggcgtggTGGGGCTGCTACGGCAGCTGGGGCGGGTGGAGGACAGCCGGCAGCGGGCGGCCGAGCTGTTCCGCTGGCTGGTGGCGCCGGTGGCGCCGGGGGAGTTCCTGGGGCGGCACTGGGAGCGGGAGCCGCTGCTGGTCCGGCGGGGCGACCCCGGCTACTACGCGGGGCTCTTCTCCACGGCCGACTTCGACGCCGTCCTGCGAGGCGGTGAGGTGCACTTCGGGACCCACCTGGACGTGACCAGCTACGCCGAAGGGGTGCGGGAGACGCACAACCCAGCCGGCCGGGCCCTGCCCGCCGTCGTCTGGGACTTCTACCAGAACGGCTGCTCGCTGCGGCTCCTCAGCCCTCAGGCCTTCTCCACCACCGTCTGGCAGTTCCTCTCCATCCTGCAGGAGCACTTCGGGAGCATGGTGGGGGCCAACACATACCTCACGCCACCGGGGACACAGGGCTTTGCCCCCCACTACGATGATATCGAGGCctttgtgctgcagctggaggggaagaAGCACTGGCGTGTCTACAGCCCCCGGACGGATGCCGAGGTGCTGCCCCAGTTCTCCAGTGCAAACCTCACGCAGGCTGAACTTGGTGAGCCTGTGCTGGAGACGGTGCTGGAGGCTGGGGATCTGCTGTACTTCCCGCGTGGCTTTATCCACCAGGGCGACTGTCTCCCTGACGCACACTCACTCCACATCACGGTGTCTTCCTACCAGAGGAACTCCTGGGGGGACCTCCTGGAGAAgctcctcccagctgccctgcagatGGCCTTGGAGGAGAACGTGGAGTACCGGCAAGGGCTTCCCATGGACTACCTGGGGTACATGGGGGTTGCCAACTCGGATGCAGTTGATGCTCGCCGAACAGCCTTTATGGAGAAGGTGCAGAGCCTGATAAAGAAACTCGTGGACTACATACCCATTGATGCTGCTGTGGATCAGAGAGCCAAGTCATTTCTTCATGACTGTCTCCCCCCGGTGCTTACACAAGGTGAAAAAGCACAGAGCATATATGGCTTCCCGGCCCGGTGGCAAGATGGAGGCCCCCGCGATGTCGATATACTGATAACAGAAGACACAGAAGTACGTCTCCTCCGCCATGGCATCATTAGATTGTGTAACGAAGAAGCAGGAGTGATGCTGTATTACACGACAGAAAACTCAAGAGTGTATCACAAGGAAGAACCCAAGTTCCTTGAGATAGATCCCGAGTATACAGACAGTATTGAATTTCTCCTGTCTTCCTATCCAAACCATGTCAGGGTGGATACCCTTCCATGTGAAACCTTGGAGGACAAGATTTCTCTAGCCACACTCCTGTTTGAGAAGGGCATTCTGACTACAAAGAAGCCTCTGGTGCAAgtgtaa